In a genomic window of Myxococcales bacterium:
- a CDS encoding GNAT family N-acetyltransferase — protein sequence MPEPAGLRRRTAAALTRRLPSAQPELDTARLRLRGLVAADASAVVTLASDAAVSEYLLHMPHPYPRAAADDWVREAIDDWPSGGSPTWAIARRREPTMMGVVWLRWTARHARAELGYWLGRRHWGHGYAREAAAAAITFAFDVLEAHRVHAQHLDGNDRSGALLRAVGMTFEGVRRGHVKRGAQFRDLHGYAIVRGDRA from the coding sequence ATGCCAGAGCCAGCAGGACTTCGCAGGCGCACGGCCGCCGCGCTGACGCGGCGTCTACCGAGCGCCCAGCCCGAGCTGGACACGGCGCGGCTGCGGCTGCGCGGGCTGGTCGCGGCCGATGCCAGCGCGGTCGTCACGCTCGCCAGCGACGCCGCGGTGTCCGAGTACCTGCTGCACATGCCGCACCCGTACCCGCGCGCCGCCGCGGACGACTGGGTCCGCGAGGCGATCGACGACTGGCCCAGCGGCGGCAGCCCGACCTGGGCGATCGCGCGCCGGCGCGAGCCGACGATGATGGGCGTCGTGTGGCTGCGCTGGACGGCGCGCCACGCCCGGGCCGAGCTCGGCTACTGGCTCGGTCGGCGGCACTGGGGCCACGGCTACGCGCGCGAGGCCGCCGCCGCGGCGATCACGTTCGCCTTCGACGTGCTCGAGGCCCACCGCGTCCACGCCCAGCACCTCGACGGCAACGACCGCTCCGGCGCGCTCTTGCGCGCGGTCGGCATGACCTTCGAGGGCGTGCGCCGCGGGCACGTCAAGCGCGGCGCTCAGTTCCGCGACCTGCACGGCTACGCGATCGTCCGCGGCGATCGCGCCTGA
- a CDS encoding RNA polymerase sigma factor, translating to MAAASADPSAGVAPIRARELDDVTLRRAQRRDPAAWRRLVEVYQAPVFALLGRMVGGGRRSLVEDLAQDTFLAVLEHLPTWTPTGPARLSTWILTIASRRAIDALRRHAPVSIATVELAIDPAPAAIPRRELAAAIERAVGGLPPEYRAAFLLRELHGLDYEEIALALAIELGTVRSRLARARQALRRALAEVAHG from the coding sequence ATGGCTGCCGCCAGCGCCGACCCGTCCGCCGGGGTCGCCCCGATCCGGGCGCGCGAGCTCGACGACGTGACCCTGCGGCGGGCGCAGCGGCGAGATCCGGCCGCGTGGCGGCGGCTCGTCGAGGTCTACCAGGCCCCGGTGTTCGCGCTGCTCGGGCGCATGGTGGGCGGGGGCCGGCGGTCGCTGGTCGAGGATCTGGCCCAGGACACGTTCCTCGCGGTGCTCGAGCACCTGCCGACCTGGACGCCGACGGGCCCCGCGCGCCTGTCGACCTGGATCCTCACGATCGCCTCGCGCCGCGCGATCGACGCGCTGCGCCGCCACGCGCCGGTGTCGATCGCCACCGTCGAGCTCGCGATCGATCCTGCGCCGGCGGCGATCCCGCGGCGCGAGCTGGCCGCGGCGATCGAGCGTGCGGTCGGCGGCCTGCCGCCCGAGTACCGCGCGGCGTTTCTCCTGCGCGAGCTGCACGGCCTCGACTACGAGGAGATCGCGCTCGCGCTCGCGATCGAGCTGGGCACCGTACGTTCGCGGTTGGCGCGGGCGCGCCAGGCGCTGCGGCGCGCGCTGGCGGAGGTGGCCCATGGCTGA
- a CDS encoding DNA-binding protein: MTEIEARINDLVSTFVNEITRLARTAALDTLNRALAGATGTVVRDIRVSKPAKATAPAATATATASAAKRGKGEKRPKSEIAKVQEQVHAHIRSNPGQRIEQINKVLGTRTPDLALPLKKLIASGAVTTKGARRATTYFPGDGAAKAAKGAAKGGTKKRRGKSK; the protein is encoded by the coding sequence ATGACTGAAATCGAAGCTCGCATCAACGACCTCGTCAGCACCTTCGTAAACGAGATCACCCGGCTCGCGCGGACCGCGGCCCTCGACACGCTCAACCGCGCGCTGGCCGGCGCGACCGGCACCGTCGTGCGCGACATCCGCGTCAGCAAGCCGGCCAAGGCCACGGCGCCAGCCGCGACCGCGACCGCGACCGCGAGCGCGGCCAAGCGCGGCAAGGGCGAGAAGCGCCCGAAGTCCGAGATCGCCAAGGTCCAGGAGCAGGTGCACGCGCACATCCGCTCGAACCCGGGCCAGCGCATCGAGCAGATCAACAAGGTGCTCGGCACCCGGACGCCGGATCTGGCGCTGCCGCTGAAGAAGCTGATCGCCAGCGGCGCCGTGACCACCAAGGGCGCGCGCCGGGCCACGACCTACTTCCCGGGCGACGGCGCGGCCAAGGCCGCCAAGGGCGCGGCCAAGGGCGGCACCAAGAAGCGCCGCGGCAAGAGCAAGTAG
- a CDS encoding long-chain fatty acid--CoA ligase, producing MPADTIVHRLLSQRARRPSAPAYFVKQGGVWRPTSWRDYVVEIRTAARALMALGFPVGGKVAILGFNRPEWVIFDHAAMMAGGAAAGIYTTCSSEEVAYIVDHSEAHTVLVEDLGQWQKIATERSQLPRLRQVVTMRDCPPIDDPLVMSWTAFCERAAAITEAELDARIDGIEQAALATLIYTSGTTGPPKGVMLSHDNLAWTAQALIDVGGSRDGDCALSYLPLSHIAEQMSTILGPATSGATVYFAESIDKVPDNLREVQPTVVFGVPRIWEKFHAGVTAKLATATGVKARLMTWTQDVCRRVSALRNVGKEPGGALALQYRLVDRLVLSKLKPALGLGRARLCVTGAAPLAPDVIDFFASIDLPLYEIYGQSEDCGPTSFNLPGRTKFGTVGQPLPGVEVKLADDGEILVRGRNVFLGYYKEPEATRDAKDGDWLRSGDLGAFDADGFLTITGRKKEILITAGGKNISPKNIEAALKESPLIAEAVVIGDRRKFLSVLVTVDDAAVAAALGADPGPRNQRAALRDAIQRQVDAVNERLARVEQVKKFTILERPFAIETGELTPTLKIKRKIVNQNFATEIEAMYHE from the coding sequence GTGCCCGCTGATACCATCGTCCATCGTCTGTTGTCCCAGCGCGCCCGCCGACCGTCGGCGCCGGCGTACTTCGTCAAGCAGGGCGGCGTCTGGCGCCCCACCTCGTGGCGCGACTACGTCGTCGAGATCCGCACGGCGGCGCGGGCGCTCATGGCGCTCGGCTTCCCGGTCGGCGGCAAGGTCGCGATCCTCGGGTTCAACCGCCCGGAGTGGGTGATCTTCGATCACGCCGCGATGATGGCGGGCGGCGCCGCCGCCGGCATCTACACGACGTGCTCGTCGGAGGAGGTCGCGTACATCGTCGATCACTCCGAGGCCCACACGGTGCTCGTCGAGGATCTCGGCCAGTGGCAGAAGATCGCCACCGAGCGCAGCCAGCTGCCGCGGCTGCGCCAGGTCGTGACCATGCGCGACTGCCCGCCGATCGACGATCCGCTGGTGATGTCGTGGACGGCGTTCTGCGAGCGCGCGGCCGCGATCACCGAGGCCGAGCTCGACGCGCGCATCGACGGCATCGAGCAGGCCGCGCTGGCGACGCTGATCTACACCTCGGGCACGACCGGCCCGCCCAAGGGCGTGATGCTGTCCCACGACAACCTGGCGTGGACCGCGCAGGCGCTGATCGACGTGGGCGGATCCCGCGACGGCGACTGCGCGCTGTCGTACCTGCCGCTGTCGCACATCGCCGAGCAGATGTCGACGATCCTCGGGCCGGCGACCTCGGGCGCGACCGTCTACTTCGCCGAGTCGATCGACAAGGTCCCCGACAACCTGCGCGAGGTCCAGCCGACCGTCGTGTTCGGCGTCCCGCGGATCTGGGAGAAGTTCCACGCGGGCGTCACCGCCAAGCTGGCGACCGCGACCGGCGTCAAGGCGCGCCTGATGACCTGGACCCAGGACGTGTGCCGGCGGGTCAGCGCCCTGCGCAACGTCGGCAAGGAGCCCGGCGGCGCCCTGGCGCTCCAGTACCGGCTGGTCGACCGGCTGGTGCTGTCGAAGCTCAAGCCGGCGCTGGGGCTGGGGCGCGCGCGCCTGTGCGTGACCGGCGCGGCGCCGCTCGCGCCCGACGTGATCGACTTCTTCGCGTCGATCGATCTGCCGCTCTACGAGATCTACGGCCAGTCCGAGGACTGCGGCCCGACGTCGTTCAACCTGCCCGGCCGCACCAAGTTCGGCACCGTCGGCCAGCCGCTGCCCGGCGTCGAGGTCAAGCTCGCCGACGACGGCGAGATCCTCGTGCGCGGGCGCAACGTGTTCCTCGGCTACTACAAGGAGCCCGAGGCCACGCGCGACGCCAAGGACGGCGACTGGCTGCGGTCGGGCGATCTGGGCGCGTTCGACGCCGACGGGTTCCTGACGATCACCGGGCGCAAGAAGGAGATCCTGATCACCGCCGGCGGCAAGAACATCTCGCCGAAGAACATCGAGGCCGCGCTCAAGGAGTCACCGCTCATCGCCGAGGCGGTGGTCATCGGCGATCGCCGCAAGTTCCTGTCGGTGCTGGTCACCGTCGACGACGCCGCGGTCGCCGCCGCGCTCGGCGCCGACCCTGGGCCGCGCAACCAGCGCGCGGCGCTGCGCGACGCGATCCAGCGCCAGGTCGACGCCGTCAACGAGCGGCTCGCGCGGGTCGAGCAGGTGAAGAAGTTCACGATCCTCGAGCGCCCGTTCGCGATCGAGACCGGCGAGTTGACGCCGACGTTGAAGATCAAGCGCAAGATCGTGAACCAGAACTTCGCGACCGAGATCGAGGCGATGTACCACGAGTAA
- a CDS encoding PEGA domain-containing protein, which translates to MLARRVIALSVDKAFGKVVATALRAAGGVVELHTSLEALGAGDIQAALIVVHLDGALMSCVEDLALRMRDDARLIAILPAHALAPAVDAMKLSDKVSGVLVQSEMRPGDLAAMATRILAGDIFGLEKLVPWGTRVYSTLVGDYQEKSLCIAQLMEFAELMGVRRKYRDNIERCLDEMLMNALYDAPVDEHGKPVFADIPTKSRIGLRMEQKVVVQYACDGRSFAMSVRDSFGALERGTILRYLHKCLHSEQQIDRKTGGAGLGLYFIASSASRFLVNVLPGVATECVVTHDLEAPKVELEAFGYFVEKIDAAGRLAAGPSRLLPQGTSHPVERRASAPRAPRGVIAGLSAAIVLLVALIALVAYPRFARPATTSVRISVDPAGATVELDGRVRGVATAGGLVVTGLEVGRAYRVAAHKDGHSPAETVFQPADGPPTSLDLHLVARTASIEIDSDPRGATILVGGRELGVTPTTITSLPPGSDAQLVVTHTGYAPVERTIRVPAAGAEGHLTLALAIDPSFASLAVTSTPPGADIYLDGQRQAGQVTPVRELLVEAGRAHQISLRLPKHAPITVTVTPPAGARAVPVTAALVPGAAIALTANVEARGTVVGAPGCAKKALPFDCPVAAGRYQVDVEAIRPGGTVRRTAVVGDDTVAIDVQFGTVEAPAGGALLIGGRKVNRAALEEGRRTLKVIDADGTERNIDVKVTAGKSTTIP; encoded by the coding sequence ATGCTAGCCCGGCGCGTGATCGCGCTCTCGGTGGACAAGGCCTTTGGCAAGGTCGTCGCGACGGCCCTCCGCGCCGCCGGCGGGGTCGTCGAGCTGCACACGTCGCTCGAGGCGCTCGGCGCGGGCGACATCCAGGCCGCCCTGATCGTCGTGCACCTCGACGGCGCGCTGATGTCGTGCGTCGAGGATCTGGCGCTGCGCATGCGCGACGACGCCCGCCTGATCGCGATCCTGCCGGCGCACGCCCTGGCGCCCGCGGTCGACGCGATGAAGCTGTCGGACAAGGTCTCGGGCGTGCTCGTCCAGAGCGAGATGCGGCCCGGCGATCTGGCGGCGATGGCCACGCGGATCCTGGCGGGGGACATCTTCGGGCTCGAGAAGCTGGTGCCGTGGGGCACGCGGGTCTACTCGACCCTGGTCGGCGACTACCAGGAGAAGTCGCTGTGCATCGCCCAGCTGATGGAGTTCGCCGAGCTGATGGGCGTGCGGCGCAAGTACCGCGACAACATCGAGCGCTGCCTCGACGAGATGTTGATGAACGCGCTCTACGACGCGCCGGTCGACGAGCACGGCAAGCCCGTGTTCGCGGACATCCCGACCAAGAGCCGGATCGGGCTGCGCATGGAGCAGAAGGTGGTCGTGCAGTACGCCTGCGACGGCCGCTCGTTCGCGATGTCGGTGCGCGACAGCTTCGGCGCGCTCGAGCGCGGCACGATCCTCCGCTACCTCCACAAGTGCCTCCACTCCGAGCAGCAGATCGATCGCAAGACCGGCGGCGCCGGGCTCGGCCTGTACTTCATCGCGTCGAGCGCGAGCCGGTTCCTGGTCAACGTGCTGCCCGGGGTCGCGACCGAGTGCGTCGTCACCCACGACCTCGAGGCGCCCAAGGTCGAGCTCGAGGCGTTCGGCTACTTCGTCGAGAAGATCGACGCCGCCGGGCGGCTGGCGGCGGGCCCGTCGCGGCTCCTGCCCCAGGGCACGAGCCACCCGGTCGAGCGCCGCGCCAGCGCGCCCCGGGCGCCGCGCGGCGTGATCGCGGGGCTGTCGGCGGCGATCGTGTTGCTGGTCGCCCTGATCGCCCTGGTCGCGTACCCGCGGTTCGCGCGGCCGGCCACGACCTCGGTGCGGATCTCGGTCGATCCGGCCGGCGCCACCGTCGAGCTCGACGGTCGGGTCCGCGGCGTCGCCACCGCCGGCGGCCTGGTCGTCACCGGCCTCGAGGTCGGCCGCGCGTACCGGGTCGCCGCGCACAAGGACGGCCACAGCCCGGCCGAGACCGTGTTCCAGCCGGCCGACGGGCCCCCGACCAGCCTCGACCTGCACCTGGTCGCGCGCACCGCCTCGATCGAGATCGACTCCGATCCGCGCGGCGCGACGATCCTGGTCGGCGGGCGCGAGCTCGGCGTGACGCCGACGACGATCACCTCGCTGCCGCCGGGTAGCGACGCCCAGCTGGTCGTGACCCACACCGGCTACGCGCCGGTCGAGCGCACCATCCGGGTGCCGGCGGCGGGGGCCGAGGGCCACCTGACCCTGGCGCTGGCGATCGATCCCAGCTTCGCGTCGCTGGCGGTCACGTCGACGCCGCCGGGCGCCGACATCTACCTCGACGGCCAGCGCCAGGCCGGCCAGGTGACCCCGGTGCGCGAACTCCTCGTCGAGGCCGGGCGCGCGCACCAGATCTCGCTGCGCCTGCCCAAGCACGCGCCGATCACGGTCACGGTCACGCCGCCGGCCGGCGCCCGCGCGGTGCCGGTCACCGCGGCGCTGGTGCCGGGCGCGGCGATCGCGCTGACGGCCAACGTCGAGGCCCGGGGCACGGTCGTCGGCGCCCCTGGCTGCGCGAAGAAGGCGCTGCCGTTCGACTGCCCGGTCGCGGCCGGCCGGTACCAGGTCGACGTCGAGGCGATCCGGCCAGGGGGCACGGTCCGGCGGACGGCGGTCGTGGGCGATGACACCGTCGCCATCGACGTCCAGTTCGGCACCGTCGAGGCGCCCGCGGGCGGCGCGCTGCTGATCGGCGGCCGCAAGGTCAACCGGGCCGCCCTCGAGGAGGGCCGCCGCACGCTCAAGGTGATCGACGCCGACGGCACCGAGCGCAACATCGACGTGAAGGTCACGGCCGGCAAGAGCACGACGATCCCGTAG
- a CDS encoding phosphodiester glycosidase family protein — protein sequence MSRLALALIAASASVAAAAPTETSTAPYPGVTHVRWSDVAVQQRAHFVLVDLSFASLTLRATDEVDRGKTASQIAAVHGAQLAINGDLFAPAGYVPDGLAVGASGAWTSAHDDDREAVLRFGKTVAGTDALIVVPESVVAPADLPEFVTGALGGRPMLVRAGQIPTSFDCGDPDTIACQRAPRTAIGLSADRRTMIIAVVDGWQAGALGQTAAELAALMVARGARDAILVDGGSSSTLFIASEGGVVSSPSDGSERAVANHLTIKVGPPQARTLFGVVREGNIITGPDLGGVRVTLDDGRAVTTAAVDSSYTFDNVPIRYVCVDATKIGYDPVHQCKQMDPANAMTFNSIAMLPAGTGPDAGVDAAIDAPAALDAAPGADGGGGDGAGPDAGPGDGATGGCCRTSGGGGDGAPVATAAAFVVFAWRRSRRRTR from the coding sequence ATGTCCCGGCTCGCGCTCGCCCTGATCGCCGCATCGGCGTCGGTCGCGGCCGCGGCCCCGACCGAGACCTCGACCGCGCCCTACCCGGGCGTCACCCACGTGCGCTGGAGCGACGTCGCGGTCCAGCAGCGCGCCCACTTCGTGCTGGTCGACCTGTCGTTCGCGTCCCTGACCTTGCGCGCCACCGACGAGGTCGATCGCGGCAAGACCGCCAGCCAGATCGCCGCGGTCCACGGGGCCCAGCTCGCGATCAACGGCGACCTGTTCGCGCCGGCCGGCTACGTCCCCGACGGGCTGGCGGTCGGCGCCAGCGGCGCGTGGACCTCGGCGCACGACGACGATCGCGAGGCGGTGCTGCGGTTCGGCAAGACCGTGGCCGGCACCGACGCGCTGATCGTCGTCCCGGAGTCGGTGGTGGCGCCGGCCGATCTGCCCGAGTTCGTGACCGGCGCGCTCGGCGGCCGGCCGATGCTGGTGCGCGCCGGCCAGATCCCGACCAGCTTCGACTGCGGCGATCCCGACACGATCGCCTGCCAGCGCGCGCCGCGCACCGCGATCGGGCTCAGCGCCGATCGGCGCACGATGATCATCGCGGTGGTCGACGGCTGGCAGGCCGGGGCCCTGGGCCAGACCGCCGCCGAGCTGGCGGCGCTGATGGTGGCGCGCGGGGCCCGCGACGCGATCCTCGTCGACGGCGGCAGCTCGTCGACGCTGTTCATCGCCAGCGAGGGCGGGGTCGTGTCGAGCCCGTCGGACGGCAGCGAGCGCGCGGTCGCCAACCACCTCACGATCAAGGTCGGGCCGCCCCAGGCCCGGACGCTGTTCGGCGTGGTGCGCGAGGGCAACATCATCACCGGCCCCGACCTCGGCGGCGTCCGGGTCACGCTCGACGACGGCCGCGCCGTCACGACCGCCGCCGTCGACAGCTCGTACACGTTCGACAACGTCCCGATCCGCTACGTGTGCGTCGACGCGACCAAGATCGGGTACGACCCGGTCCACCAGTGCAAGCAGATGGATCCCGCCAACGCGATGACGTTCAACTCGATCGCGATGCTGCCGGCCGGCACCGGCCCCGACGCCGGGGTCGACGCCGCCATCGACGCGCCGGCCGCGCTCGACGCCGCGCCGGGCGCGGACGGCGGCGGCGGTGACGGCGCCGGCCCCGACGCCGGCCCTGGCGACGGCGCCACCGGCGGCTGCTGCCGCACCAGCGGCGGCGGCGGCGACGGCGCGCCGGTGGCGACGGCCGCGGCGTTCGTGGTATTCGCTTGGCGCCGGTCGCGCCGCCGGACGCGATGA
- a CDS encoding sigma 54-dependent Fis family transcriptional regulator: MRTLAHTNVYTDAGGQLIERQFRLVVLAGPDVGLRRPIETGTTMIGTHVDNDVVLSDATVSRYHLELQVRRDGLAIKDLDSTNGTRHEGARVGAITLTGPARLRLGKHTELAIETDDAPAPLGEWSGDRFGGVIGSSPPMRKLFALLARVAPTDATVLLEGETGTGKEAIAEALHQASARATGPFIVVDCASIPRELIASELFGHAKGSYTGAISDKRGLIEAAHGGTLFLDEIGELPLDLQPQLLRALEKREVRRVGETKPIAVDIRVLAATHRDLRTMVKAGAFREDLFYRLAVVRCDVPPLRARPGDLPTLARYFAESFGRSPWELSPTLLADLARHDWPGNVRELRNVVERALSLGTLAVDDDLPAAPPVAAGTAAASASHDGILELPFKEAKAALVEGFERDYLVHLLARHRGNISRAAHEAGIDRNYIHRLVKKYGLDVERG, encoded by the coding sequence ATGAGGACCCTCGCCCACACGAACGTCTACACCGACGCTGGCGGCCAGCTGATCGAACGCCAGTTCCGGCTGGTCGTGCTGGCCGGGCCCGACGTGGGGCTGCGCCGGCCGATCGAGACCGGCACGACGATGATCGGCACCCACGTCGACAACGACGTGGTCCTGTCCGACGCGACGGTGTCGCGCTACCACCTCGAGCTGCAGGTGCGCCGCGACGGCCTCGCGATCAAGGACCTCGACTCGACCAACGGGACCCGGCACGAGGGCGCGCGCGTCGGCGCGATCACCCTGACCGGCCCGGCCCGGCTCCGGCTCGGCAAGCACACCGAGCTGGCGATCGAGACCGACGACGCCCCGGCGCCGCTCGGCGAGTGGAGCGGCGATCGGTTCGGCGGCGTCATCGGCAGCTCGCCGCCGATGCGCAAGCTGTTCGCGCTGCTGGCCCGGGTCGCGCCGACCGACGCCACCGTGCTGCTCGAGGGCGAGACCGGCACCGGCAAGGAGGCCATCGCCGAGGCGTTGCACCAGGCCAGCGCGCGCGCGACCGGGCCGTTCATCGTCGTCGACTGCGCGTCGATCCCGCGCGAGCTGATCGCGTCGGAGCTGTTCGGCCACGCCAAGGGCAGCTACACCGGCGCGATCAGCGACAAGCGCGGCCTGATCGAGGCGGCCCACGGCGGGACGCTGTTCCTCGACGAGATCGGCGAGCTGCCGCTCGATCTGCAGCCGCAGCTCCTGCGCGCGCTCGAGAAGCGCGAGGTCCGGCGGGTCGGCGAGACCAAGCCGATCGCGGTCGACATCCGCGTGCTCGCGGCCACCCACCGCGACCTGCGCACGATGGTCAAGGCCGGCGCCTTCCGCGAGGACCTGTTCTACCGCCTGGCGGTGGTGCGGTGCGACGTGCCGCCGCTGCGGGCGCGCCCGGGCGATCTGCCGACGCTGGCGCGCTACTTCGCCGAGTCGTTCGGACGCTCGCCGTGGGAGCTGTCGCCGACGCTGCTCGCCGATCTGGCCCGCCACGACTGGCCCGGCAACGTCCGTGAGCTGCGCAACGTGGTCGAGCGCGCGCTGTCGCTGGGGACGCTCGCGGTCGACGACGATCTGCCGGCGGCGCCGCCGGTCGCCGCCGGGACCGCCGCGGCGAGCGCCAGCCACGACGGCATCCTCGAGCTGCCGTTCAAGGAGGCCAAGGCCGCGCTGGTCGAGGGCTTCGAGCGCGACTACCTGGTGCACCTGCTCGCGCGCCACCGCGGCAACATCTCCCGCGCCGCGCACGAGGCCGGCATCGATCGCAACTACATCCACCGGCTGGTCAAGAAGTACGGGCTCGACGTGGAGCGCGGCTAG
- a CDS encoding glycerol-3-phosphate dehydrogenase/oxidase — MSSAPVDLVILGGGITGAGIARDAALRGMSVALFEKNDFGSGTSSKSSKLIHGGLRYLEHGEIGLVFESVSERRVQTRVAPHLVRPLPFLVPIYKDTKPGLEVMNLGLWIYDSLALFRAPRMHKTIRGAKAATTVEPCLRTDGLRGVIEYYDCATDDARLVLENILDAEALGADCRNYTEVFELERDGAGRVVAVRVRDLLTGAEDRIACRAVVIAAGAWTDEVVRRFEIPMGRELLRRTKGVHAVLPHERLPLARAITMISPVDGRVFFAIPWRERTVIGTTDTDFTGSADAVYADADDVRYLCASANGYFPNAEVRPEDVIATWAGLRPLIRAEDGGAESDVSREHEIFVRDDGLVIIAGGKLTTYRRMAIQGVRTAVKWLRDHDDTFEAAGRERSATKHRPLPGAVGLDSADLEGVAAIGRGLIAEHGIDGEVAAHLCGVYGARAPALAALIAADRQLGERMNADLPYVWAEVEFAVASDRARTVDDVLSRRAPLLLVGRDQGLDVCAAVADRMAARLGWSADERARQIASYQQVVADSRRFRTA; from the coding sequence ATGAGCAGCGCGCCGGTCGATCTCGTCATCCTCGGTGGCGGCATCACGGGCGCCGGCATCGCCCGCGACGCCGCGCTGCGCGGCATGTCCGTGGCGCTGTTCGAGAAGAACGACTTCGGCTCGGGCACCTCGTCGAAGTCGTCCAAGCTCATCCACGGCGGGCTGCGCTACCTCGAGCACGGCGAGATCGGCCTGGTCTTCGAGAGCGTCAGCGAGCGCCGGGTCCAGACCCGGGTCGCGCCGCACCTGGTGCGGCCGCTGCCGTTCCTGGTGCCGATCTACAAGGACACCAAGCCCGGGCTCGAGGTCATGAACCTGGGCCTGTGGATCTACGACTCGCTGGCGCTGTTCCGGGCGCCGCGCATGCACAAGACCATCCGCGGCGCCAAGGCCGCGACCACGGTCGAGCCGTGCCTGCGCACCGACGGCCTGCGCGGCGTGATCGAGTACTACGACTGCGCCACCGACGACGCCCGGCTGGTGCTCGAGAACATCCTCGACGCCGAGGCGCTGGGCGCCGACTGCCGCAACTACACCGAGGTGTTCGAGCTCGAGCGCGACGGCGCCGGCCGGGTCGTCGCGGTGCGCGTCCGCGATCTGCTGACCGGCGCCGAGGACCGGATCGCGTGCCGGGCGGTGGTGATCGCGGCTGGGGCCTGGACCGACGAGGTCGTGCGTCGGTTCGAGATCCCGATGGGCCGCGAGCTCCTGCGCCGGACCAAGGGCGTCCACGCGGTGCTCCCGCACGAGCGCCTGCCGCTGGCGCGCGCGATCACGATGATCTCGCCGGTCGACGGGCGCGTGTTCTTCGCGATCCCGTGGCGCGAGCGCACGGTCATCGGCACCACCGACACCGACTTCACCGGCTCCGCCGACGCGGTCTACGCCGACGCCGACGACGTGCGCTACCTGTGCGCGAGCGCCAACGGCTACTTCCCCAACGCCGAGGTCCGCCCCGAGGACGTGATCGCGACCTGGGCCGGGCTGCGCCCGCTGATCCGGGCCGAGGACGGTGGCGCCGAGTCCGACGTGTCGCGCGAGCACGAGATCTTCGTGCGCGACGACGGCCTCGTGATCATCGCCGGCGGCAAGCTCACGACCTACCGGCGCATGGCGATCCAGGGCGTGCGCACGGCGGTCAAGTGGCTGCGCGACCACGACGACACCTTCGAGGCCGCCGGGCGGGAGCGCTCGGCCACCAAGCACCGCCCGCTGCCCGGCGCCGTCGGGCTCGACAGCGCCGACCTCGAGGGCGTGGCCGCGATCGGCCGTGGGCTGATCGCCGAGCACGGCATCGACGGCGAGGTCGCGGCCCACCTGTGCGGGGTCTACGGCGCCCGGGCCCCCGCGCTGGCCGCCCTGATCGCCGCCGATCGCCAGCTCGGCGAGCGCATGAACGCCGACCTGCCGTACGTCTGGGCCGAGGTCGAGTTCGCGGTCGCCAGCGATCGCGCCCGGACCGTCGACGACGTGCTGTCGCGCCGGGCGCCGCTGCTGCTGGTCGGCCGCGATCAAGGCCTCGACGTGTGCGCGGCCGTGGCCGATCGCATGGCCGCGCGCCTGGGCTGGTCGGCCGACGAGCGCGCCCGCCAGATCGCGAGCTACCAGCAGGTCGTCGCCGACAGCCGGCGCTTCCGGACGGCGTAG